In a genomic window of Streptomyces pristinaespiralis:
- a CDS encoding YlxR family protein: protein MSGRTHARVCPERTCVGCRERAAKSDLLRIVVIEGECVPDDRGTLPGRGAYVHPALVCFDLAVRRRAFPRAFRAQGPLDTAAARRYVEQAAP from the coding sequence GTGTCTGGCCGGACGCATGCCCGTGTGTGCCCTGAGCGAACCTGTGTGGGATGCCGGGAGCGAGCGGCCAAGAGCGATCTGCTGCGGATCGTGGTGATCGAGGGCGAGTGCGTCCCCGATGATCGCGGTACGCTGCCCGGCCGGGGTGCGTACGTGCACCCCGCCTTGGTCTGTTTCGACCTGGCGGTCCGCCGCCGGGCGTTCCCGAGGGCCTTCCGGGCCCAGGGGCCGCTCGATACCGCCGCAGCGCGGCGGTATGTCGAGCAGGCAGCACCGTAA
- the nusA gene encoding transcription termination factor NusA translates to MDIDVKLLKGLAQEKEIGFDLLVEAIESALLIAYHRTEGSRRHARVVLDRNTGHVTVWAKEDPADLEEGQEPKEFDDTPSDFGRIAATTARQVIQQRLRDAENDVTFGEYARREGDVVAGMVQQGKDPKNVLVKLDDKLEAILPVQEQVPGEEYTHGLRLRTYVVRVARGVRGPSVTLSRTHPNLVKKLFALEVPEIADGSVEIAAIAREAGHRTKIAVRSTRSGLNPKGACIGPMGGRVRNVMAELHGEKIDIVDWSDDPAEMVANALSPARVSKVEIVDLGARSARVTVPDYQLSLAIGKEGQNARLAARLTGWRIDIRPDTEQGPDQG, encoded by the coding sequence GTGGACATCGACGTGAAGCTCCTGAAGGGCCTGGCCCAGGAGAAGGAGATCGGCTTCGACCTGCTGGTCGAGGCCATCGAGTCGGCCCTCCTCATCGCGTACCACCGCACCGAGGGCAGTCGCCGCCACGCCCGCGTGGTGCTCGACCGGAACACCGGTCATGTGACCGTGTGGGCTAAGGAGGACCCGGCGGATCTGGAGGAGGGCCAGGAGCCGAAGGAGTTCGACGACACTCCGTCCGACTTCGGCCGGATCGCCGCCACCACGGCCCGCCAGGTCATCCAGCAGCGGCTGCGTGACGCGGAGAACGACGTCACCTTCGGCGAGTACGCCCGCCGTGAGGGCGATGTCGTCGCGGGCATGGTGCAGCAGGGCAAGGACCCCAAGAACGTCCTGGTGAAGCTGGACGACAAGCTCGAGGCGATCCTGCCGGTGCAGGAGCAGGTCCCGGGCGAGGAGTACACGCACGGTCTGCGGCTGCGCACCTATGTGGTGCGGGTTGCCAGGGGTGTGCGCGGTCCGTCCGTCACGCTGTCCCGTACCCACCCGAACCTGGTGAAGAAGCTCTTCGCGCTCGAGGTTCCGGAGATCGCCGACGGCAGCGTCGAGATCGCCGCGATCGCCCGCGAGGCCGGCCACCGCACCAAGATCGCCGTTCGCTCGACCCGTTCCGGACTGAACCCCAAGGGCGCCTGCATCGGCCCGATGGGCGGCCGTGTGCGTAATGTCATGGCCGAGCTGCACGGCGAGAAGATCGACATCGTGGACTGGTCCGACGACCCGGCGGAGATGGTGGCGAACGCCCTGTCACCCGCCCGGGTCAGCAAGGTGGAGATCGTCGACCTCGGCGCCCGCTCCGCCCGGGTGACGGTCCCGGACTACCAGCTGTCGCTGGCGATCGGCAAGGAGGGGCAGAACGCCCGCCTGGCCGCCCGTCTCACCGGCTGGCGCATCGACATCCGGCCCGACACCGAGCAGGGCCCCGACCAGGGCTGA
- the rimP gene encoding ribosome maturation factor RimP, producing MSTTQSERLRGLLEPLVSAAELDLEEIEVSRAGRRRMLRITVDSDEGVELDACAELSRAISEKLDETDAMGEGEYVLEVSSPGADRPLSEHRHFVRATGRLVKLQLKEGGDLVARLLTVDDEGLDLEVPGVKGRKPTARRVAFDDIVKARVEIEFNRKDKKEEEA from the coding sequence ATGAGCACCACCCAGAGCGAGAGGCTGCGCGGGCTGCTTGAGCCGCTCGTCAGCGCCGCGGAGCTGGATCTGGAAGAGATCGAGGTCTCCCGGGCGGGCCGGCGACGCATGCTGAGGATCACCGTGGATTCCGACGAGGGCGTGGAACTGGACGCCTGCGCCGAGCTGAGCCGCGCCATCTCCGAGAAGCTCGACGAGACGGACGCGATGGGCGAGGGCGAGTACGTCCTCGAAGTCAGCTCCCCCGGCGCCGACCGCCCGCTGAGCGAGCACCGTCATTTCGTGCGTGCCACCGGACGCCTGGTGAAACTGCAGCTGAAGGAGGGCGGGGACCTGGTGGCCCGCCTCCTGACCGTGGACGACGAGGGACTCGACCTCGAGGTGCCCGGTGTGAAGGGGCGCAAGCCCACCGCCCGCCGGGTCGCCTTCGACGACATCGTGAAGGCGCGCGTGGAGATCGAGTTCAACCGCAAGGACAAGAAGGAAGAGGAGGCGTAG
- a CDS encoding DUF4439 domain-containing protein translates to MTTVDDRGDTARELDALQAALAAEHAAVYGYGVVGGRVGDDRENEAAAAHAAHRSRRDSLARTVRDLGKKPAAAAAGYALPFPVPDAAAAIRLAAVLEERVAAVYSDLVRATEGPLRLEAAGALREAAVRAVRWRGSGVTFPGLAERAGQD, encoded by the coding sequence TTGACCACGGTGGACGACCGGGGTGACACGGCACGTGAGCTCGACGCCCTCCAGGCGGCGCTCGCGGCGGAACACGCCGCTGTCTACGGATACGGGGTGGTCGGCGGCCGGGTCGGCGACGACCGCGAGAACGAGGCCGCCGCCGCACACGCCGCACACAGGTCGAGGCGGGATTCGCTGGCGCGGACCGTGCGCGACCTCGGCAAGAAGCCCGCGGCGGCCGCCGCGGGCTACGCCCTGCCGTTCCCCGTGCCTGACGCCGCGGCCGCGATACGGCTCGCCGCCGTCCTGGAGGAGCGGGTGGCGGCCGTCTACTCCGACCTCGTACGGGCCACGGAAGGGCCGTTGCGGCTGGAGGCGGCGGGCGCGCTGCGCGAGGCGGCGGTCCGCGCGGTGCGGTGGCGCGGCAGCGGCGTAACCTTTCCTGGGCTCGCCGAGCGGGCCGGCCAGGACTGA
- a CDS encoding aminoglycoside phosphotransferase family protein, translating to MAFEPPQRLVRALGEDDAWLTRLPGTVEETVDRQKLDVERTVVPGGRSSLLLLVRQPDGTPAALKLAPPSAAPGHEAAALEHWNGWGAVRLLDAADGELLLERLHPEVSLRSLPEAKALLEAAGTVRRLWVEPPAGHTFETVADRTARQAAAMRNSAEPLVAAALAARDELVAAAPEELLLHGNFRQGKVLSGDRAPWLAVGPEPLVGERAYDLARLARDRVEDLVASSAGASAARRRLNRLADSLEVDRDRLRGWTLFRAVESGLRAVAAGRRAEGELALEFAGWL from the coding sequence ATGGCTTTCGAACCCCCGCAGCGGCTGGTCCGGGCACTCGGCGAGGACGACGCGTGGCTGACACGGCTGCCGGGAACGGTCGAGGAGACCGTGGACCGGCAGAAGCTGGACGTCGAACGGACCGTGGTGCCGGGCGGCCGGAGCAGCCTGCTCCTGCTCGTACGGCAGCCGGACGGCACACCCGCCGCGCTGAAGCTCGCTCCCCCGTCCGCGGCCCCCGGGCACGAGGCGGCCGCGCTGGAGCACTGGAACGGCTGGGGCGCGGTACGGCTGCTGGACGCCGCCGACGGCGAACTCCTGTTGGAGCGGCTGCACCCGGAGGTCTCACTGCGCTCGCTCCCCGAGGCCAAGGCGCTGCTCGAGGCGGCCGGCACGGTGCGACGGCTGTGGGTCGAACCGCCGGCCGGCCACACCTTCGAGACGGTCGCGGACCGCACGGCGCGCCAGGCGGCGGCGATGCGGAACTCCGCGGAGCCGCTCGTCGCGGCCGCGCTGGCGGCCCGGGACGAACTGGTCGCGGCGGCACCGGAAGAACTGCTGCTGCACGGCAACTTCCGCCAGGGCAAGGTGCTTTCCGGCGACCGGGCGCCGTGGCTGGCGGTCGGACCGGAGCCGCTGGTCGGCGAACGCGCCTACGACCTCGCCCGCCTCGCCCGCGACCGCGTCGAGGACCTCGTCGCGTCCTCCGCGGGCGCGTCGGCGGCCCGCCGGAGGCTGAACCGCCTCGCGGATTCGCTGGAGGTCGACCGGGACCGGCTGCGGGGCTGGACGCTGTTCCGCGCGGTGGAGTCGGGCCTGCGGGCGGTGGCCGCGGGGCGGCGCGCGGAGGGTGAACTGGCGCTGGAGTTCGCGGGCTGGCTGTAG
- a CDS encoding proline--tRNA ligase: MAQVQRMSRLMVKTLRDDPADAETLSHKLLVRAGYVRRNAAGIWSWLPLGKRVLENVTRVVREEMDAIGAQEVLLPALLPKEPYEATGRWEEYGAELFRLKDRKGADYLLGPTHEEIFTQLVKDQCTSYKDLPVILYQIQTKYRDEARPRSGILRGREFQMKDSYSFDTSDEGLAESYALHREAYVRIFERLGLKHKIVSAVSGAMGGSASEEFLAPAPAGEDTFVYCPSCDYAANTEAVTFALAPVEGAEHGPVEELDTPDTPTIETLADHLGVPASATLKNLLVKVDGEIVAVGVPGNREVDLGKLGDHLAPAEVELVTAEDFVDRPDLVRGYVGPQGLEKVRYIADPRVAPGTAWITGANRAGFHAKNVVAGRDFQVDDYLDVVVVEDGDPCPSCGTGLKLDRAIEIGHIFQLGRKYADAFQLDVLGQNGKPVRVTMGSYGVGVSRAVAALAEQTADEQGLCWPREIAPADVHVVAAGKALQTELALDVAEQLGAAGLRVLVDDRAGVSPGVKFTDAELIGVPKILVAGRRSAEGVLELKDRRTGEREELTVADAVARLRG, from the coding sequence ATGGCCCAGGTCCAGCGCATGTCCCGTCTGATGGTCAAGACACTGCGCGACGACCCGGCGGACGCAGAGACGCTCAGCCACAAGCTCCTCGTGCGCGCCGGTTACGTCCGTCGCAACGCCGCGGGCATCTGGTCCTGGCTGCCGCTCGGCAAGCGCGTCCTGGAGAACGTCACCCGCGTCGTGCGCGAGGAGATGGACGCCATCGGCGCGCAGGAGGTGCTGCTGCCGGCGCTGCTGCCCAAGGAGCCCTACGAGGCGACGGGCCGCTGGGAGGAGTACGGCGCGGAGCTGTTCCGCCTCAAGGACCGCAAGGGCGCCGACTACCTCCTCGGCCCGACCCACGAAGAGATCTTCACCCAGCTCGTCAAGGACCAGTGCACGTCCTACAAGGACCTGCCGGTGATCCTGTACCAGATCCAGACGAAGTACCGCGACGAGGCGCGTCCGCGCTCGGGCATCCTGCGCGGCCGCGAGTTCCAGATGAAGGACTCGTACTCCTTCGACACCTCCGACGAGGGTCTCGCCGAGTCCTACGCCCTGCACCGTGAGGCGTACGTCCGGATCTTCGAGCGCCTCGGCCTCAAGCACAAGATCGTCTCCGCGGTGTCGGGTGCGATGGGCGGCTCCGCCTCCGAGGAGTTCCTGGCCCCGGCCCCCGCCGGCGAGGACACCTTCGTGTACTGCCCGTCCTGCGACTACGCGGCCAACACGGAGGCCGTCACCTTCGCGCTCGCCCCCGTCGAGGGCGCGGAGCACGGCCCTGTCGAGGAGCTGGACACCCCCGACACCCCGACCATCGAGACGCTCGCCGACCACCTGGGTGTCCCGGCGTCCGCCACCCTGAAGAACCTGCTGGTCAAGGTGGACGGCGAGATCGTCGCCGTCGGCGTACCCGGAAACCGCGAGGTCGACCTCGGCAAGCTGGGCGACCACCTGGCCCCCGCGGAGGTCGAGCTGGTCACCGCGGAGGACTTCGTGGACCGTCCGGACCTGGTCCGCGGCTACGTCGGCCCGCAGGGCCTCGAGAAGGTCCGCTACATCGCCGACCCGCGCGTGGCCCCCGGCACCGCGTGGATCACCGGCGCCAACCGGGCGGGCTTCCACGCCAAGAACGTCGTCGCCGGCCGGGACTTCCAGGTCGACGACTACCTCGACGTCGTGGTCGTCGAGGACGGCGACCCGTGCCCCTCGTGCGGCACCGGCCTCAAGCTGGACCGCGCGATCGAGATCGGCCACATCTTCCAGCTCGGCCGCAAGTACGCGGACGCCTTCCAGCTCGACGTGCTCGGCCAGAACGGCAAGCCCGTCCGCGTGACCATGGGTTCGTACGGCGTCGGCGTCTCGCGCGCGGTGGCCGCGCTCGCCGAGCAGACCGCCGACGAGCAGGGCCTGTGCTGGCCCCGCGAGATCGCCCCGGCCGACGTCCACGTCGTGGCCGCGGGCAAGGCCCTGCAGACCGAGCTCGCCCTCGACGTCGCCGAGCAGCTCGGCGCGGCGGGCCTGCGGGTCCTGGTCGACGACCGCGCGGGCGTCTCGCCGGGCGTGAAGTTCACCGACGCGGAGCTGATCGGCGTCCCCAAGATCCTTGTGGCGGGCCGCCGCTCGGCCGAGGGCGTCCTGGAGCTGAAGGACCGCCGCACGGGCGAGCGGGAGGAGCTCACGGTGGCGGACGCGGTGGCGCGGCTGCGGGGGTAG
- a CDS encoding GNAT family N-acetyltransferase: MAALSGDGSQAPDVVVEPLDLTGRVDEALAVQALAFGLSDDEIDIRRYIVLRHLQNPGARALGATTEAGRLVGFVYGMPNDRSHWWSTVVEPYLRRGGNDEWLDDSFVITELHVHPGFQGRGIGRQLITTITDGCGLPRSILSAIDTESPARALYRRLGYQDLAGQVLFPSAPSPYAVMGARLPLLRAN; encoded by the coding sequence ATGGCAGCACTCAGCGGGGACGGCTCGCAGGCCCCCGACGTCGTCGTCGAACCGCTCGATCTGACCGGGCGGGTCGACGAAGCGCTCGCCGTGCAGGCGCTCGCCTTCGGGCTCAGCGACGACGAGATCGACATCCGCCGCTACATCGTGCTGCGTCACCTGCAGAATCCGGGAGCCCGGGCGCTCGGAGCGACCACAGAGGCGGGCCGGCTCGTCGGATTCGTCTACGGCATGCCCAACGACCGCAGCCACTGGTGGTCCACCGTGGTCGAGCCGTACCTGCGCCGGGGCGGCAACGACGAATGGCTCGACGACTCGTTCGTCATCACCGAACTCCACGTCCACCCCGGCTTCCAGGGACGAGGCATCGGACGCCAACTGATCACCACCATCACCGACGGGTGCGGCCTGCCCCGCTCGATCCTGTCCGCGATCGACACCGAGAGCCCGGCCCGCGCCCTGTACCGAAGGCTCGGTTACCAGGACCTCGCAGGCCAGGTGCTCTTCCCGAGCGCCCCCAGTCCCTACGCGGTGATGGGCGCCCGGCTGCCGTTGCTGCGCGCGAACTGA
- a CDS encoding GNAT family N-acetyltransferase, which produces MTQTTTRVLGPGDLGAALAILESEPVTNAFVTARVQVAGLDPWRLGGEMWGYYTDGQLRSLCYSGANLVPICATPEAVRAFADRARRAGRRCSSIVGPAEPTALLWRLLEPSWGPARDVRANQPLMVTERMPDGIEPDPDVRRIRKDEMDVIMPACVAMFTEEVGVSPMAGDGGLLYQARVAELVGAGRSFARIDDGKVVFKAEIGAATPQACQIQGVWVDPEFRGRGLSETGMAAVLRYALADVSPVVSLYVNDYNTAARASYRRVGFQEVGAFMSVLF; this is translated from the coding sequence TTGACGCAGACCACCACCCGGGTCCTCGGCCCGGGCGACCTCGGCGCAGCGCTCGCCATCCTCGAGAGCGAGCCCGTGACGAATGCTTTCGTCACCGCCCGTGTGCAGGTCGCCGGACTCGACCCGTGGCGACTCGGGGGCGAGATGTGGGGCTACTACACGGACGGACAGCTGCGCTCCCTGTGCTACTCCGGCGCCAACCTCGTGCCCATCTGCGCCACCCCGGAAGCCGTCCGCGCCTTCGCCGACCGTGCCCGGCGGGCCGGCCGCCGCTGCTCGTCGATCGTCGGCCCGGCGGAGCCCACCGCCCTGCTGTGGCGGCTCCTCGAACCGAGCTGGGGCCCGGCCAGGGACGTGCGCGCCAACCAGCCCCTCATGGTCACCGAGCGGATGCCGGACGGCATCGAGCCCGACCCGGACGTCCGCCGCATCCGCAAGGACGAGATGGACGTGATCATGCCGGCGTGCGTGGCCATGTTCACCGAGGAGGTCGGCGTCTCGCCGATGGCCGGCGACGGCGGACTCCTCTACCAGGCCCGCGTCGCCGAACTCGTCGGTGCCGGACGGTCTTTCGCCCGCATCGACGACGGCAAGGTCGTCTTCAAGGCCGAGATCGGCGCGGCCACCCCCCAGGCGTGCCAGATCCAGGGCGTCTGGGTCGACCCCGAGTTCCGGGGCAGGGGACTGTCGGAGACCGGCATGGCGGCCGTCCTGCGCTACGCCCTCGCGGACGTCTCCCCGGTCGTCAGCCTGTACGTCAACGACTACAACACCGCCGCCAGAGCGTCCTACCGCAGGGTCGGCTTCCAAGAGGTCGGCGCCTTCATGAGCGTGCTGTTCTGA
- the ispG gene encoding flavodoxin-dependent (E)-4-hydroxy-3-methylbut-2-enyl-diphosphate synthase: MTAISLGIPSVPTKLADRRVSRKIQVGSVAVGGDAPVSVQSMTTTRTSDIGATLQQIAELTASGCQIVRVACPTQDDADALATIARKSQIPVIADIHFQPKYVFAAIDAGCAAVRVNPGNIKQFDDKVKEIAKAAGEAGTPIRIGVNAGSLDRRLLEKYGKATPEALVESALWEASLFEEHGFRDIKISVKHNDPVVMVNAYRQLAAQCDYPLHLGVTEAGPAFQGTIKSAVAFGALLSEGIGDTIRVSLSAPPAEEVKVGIQILESLNLRQRRLEIVSCPSCGRAQVDVYKLADQVSAGLEGMEVPLRVAVMGCVVNGPGEAREADLGVASGNGKGQIFVKGEVIKTVPESKIVETLIEEAMKIAEQMEKDGVASGTPDVVAVGEPGA; the protein is encoded by the coding sequence ATGACTGCAATTTCTCTCGGAATTCCCTCCGTTCCGACGAAGCTCGCCGACCGCAGGGTCAGCAGGAAGATCCAGGTCGGCTCCGTCGCCGTCGGCGGTGACGCGCCCGTTTCCGTGCAGTCGATGACGACGACCAGGACGTCCGACATCGGCGCCACCCTCCAGCAGATCGCGGAGCTCACGGCCTCCGGCTGCCAGATCGTCCGGGTCGCCTGCCCGACCCAGGACGACGCGGACGCGCTGGCCACCATCGCCAGGAAGTCCCAGATCCCGGTGATCGCGGACATCCACTTCCAGCCGAAGTACGTCTTCGCGGCCATCGACGCCGGCTGCGCCGCGGTGCGGGTGAACCCGGGCAACATCAAGCAGTTCGACGACAAGGTCAAGGAGATCGCCAAGGCCGCCGGCGAGGCCGGCACCCCGATCCGGATCGGCGTCAACGCGGGCTCCCTGGACCGCCGCCTGCTGGAGAAGTACGGCAAGGCGACCCCCGAGGCGCTCGTCGAGTCGGCCCTGTGGGAAGCGTCCCTCTTCGAGGAGCACGGCTTCCGCGACATCAAGATCTCGGTCAAGCACAACGACCCGGTCGTCATGGTCAACGCCTACCGCCAGCTGGCCGCCCAGTGCGACTACCCGCTGCACCTCGGCGTCACCGAGGCCGGCCCCGCCTTCCAGGGCACCATCAAGTCCGCCGTCGCCTTCGGTGCGCTGCTGAGCGAGGGCATCGGCGACACCATCCGTGTCTCCCTGTCCGCGCCGCCGGCCGAGGAGGTCAAGGTCGGCATCCAGATCCTGGAGTCGCTGAACCTCCGCCAGCGCCGCCTGGAGATCGTCTCCTGCCCCTCCTGCGGCCGCGCCCAGGTCGACGTCTACAAGCTCGCCGACCAGGTCAGCGCCGGACTCGAGGGCATGGAGGTCCCGCTGCGCGTCGCCGTCATGGGCTGTGTGGTCAACGGACCCGGAGAGGCCCGCGAGGCCGACCTCGGTGTGGCCTCCGGCAACGGCAAGGGCCAGATCTTCGTCAAGGGCGAGGTCATCAAGACAGTGCCCGAGTCGAAGATCGTCGAGACGCTCATCGAAGAGGCCATGAAGATCGCGGAGCAGATGGAGAAGGACGGCGTCGCCTCCGGCACCCCCGACGTGGTCGCCGTGGGCGAGCCCGGCGCCTGA
- a CDS encoding M50 family metallopeptidase, translating into MTILLTILGIALFAVGLLFSIAWHELGHLSTAKLFGIRVPQYMVGFGPTIWSRHKGETEYGIKAIPMGGYIRMIGMFPPGEDGRIEARSTSPWRGMIEDARSAAYEELKPGDETRLFYTRKPWKRVIVMFAGPFMNLVLAVAIFLGVMMTFGSPTQTTEVAGVQKCVIAQSEKRDTCAKSDPESPAFAAGLREGDKIVAFNGEPVEDWATLSTRIRETIGPATITVERGGTEQVLKATLIENTVAKKDEDGEVVPEEFVPAGYLGFAARTEILPLSFGDSVDRMGGMIENGAEAIVALPSKVPDLWDAAFGDGERKDDSPVGVVGAARLSGEVLNLDVPTTNIVATFLMLLAGFNLSLFLFNMLPLLPLDGGHIAGALWESVRRKIAKVFRRPDPGPFDVAKLMPVAYVVAGIFICFTLLVLVADIVNPVKIS; encoded by the coding sequence ATGACCATTCTGTTGACCATTCTGGGCATCGCGCTCTTCGCCGTCGGGCTGCTGTTCTCCATCGCCTGGCACGAGCTCGGCCACCTCTCCACGGCCAAGCTCTTCGGCATCCGCGTGCCCCAGTACATGGTCGGCTTCGGCCCGACCATCTGGTCACGGCACAAGGGCGAGACCGAGTACGGCATCAAGGCCATCCCCATGGGCGGCTACATCCGCATGATCGGGATGTTCCCGCCCGGCGAGGACGGCCGCATCGAGGCCCGCTCCACCTCGCCCTGGCGCGGAATGATCGAGGACGCGCGCTCCGCGGCGTACGAGGAGCTGAAGCCCGGCGACGAGACCCGCCTCTTCTACACGCGCAAGCCGTGGAAGCGCGTCATCGTCATGTTCGCCGGCCCGTTCATGAACCTCGTGCTCGCCGTGGCGATCTTCCTCGGCGTGATGATGACCTTCGGCTCGCCGACGCAGACCACCGAGGTCGCGGGCGTGCAGAAGTGCGTCATCGCGCAGAGCGAGAAGCGCGACACCTGCGCGAAGAGCGACCCCGAGTCGCCGGCGTTCGCCGCCGGGCTGCGGGAGGGCGACAAGATCGTCGCGTTCAACGGCGAGCCCGTCGAGGACTGGGCCACGCTGTCGACCCGTATCCGGGAGACGATCGGCCCCGCCACCATCACCGTCGAGCGCGGCGGCACGGAGCAGGTCCTGAAGGCCACGCTCATCGAGAACACGGTGGCCAAGAAGGACGAGGACGGGGAGGTCGTCCCGGAGGAGTTCGTCCCGGCCGGCTACCTCGGCTTCGCCGCCAGGACCGAGATTCTCCCGCTGTCGTTCGGTGACTCCGTCGACCGCATGGGCGGCATGATCGAGAACGGCGCGGAGGCGATCGTCGCCCTGCCGTCCAAGGTCCCCGACCTGTGGGACGCCGCCTTCGGCGACGGTGAGCGCAAGGACGACTCCCCGGTCGGCGTCGTCGGCGCCGCCCGCCTCAGCGGTGAGGTGCTCAACCTCGACGTGCCGACGACCAACATCGTCGCGACGTTCCTGATGCTGCTCGCCGGCTTCAACCTCTCCCTGTTCCTCTTCAACATGCTGCCCCTGCTCCCGCTGGACGGCGGACACATCGCCGGAGCGCTGTGGGAGTCGGTGCGGAGGAAGATCGCCAAGGTGTTCCGGCGCCCCGACCCGGGCCCGTTCGACGTGGCGAAGCTGATGCCGGTCGCCTATGTGGTGGCGGGGATCTTCATCTGCTTCACGCTGCTCGTGCTGGTGGCCGACATCGTCAACCCGGTGAAGATCAGCTGA
- the dxr gene encoding 1-deoxy-D-xylulose-5-phosphate reductoisomerase — MSDSPSPLADPHIVFDPSEGRRDIVVLGSTGSIGTQAIDLVLRNPDRFRVTALSAAGGRVGLLAEQARKLRAGTVAVAREDAVPALREALAALYGTEPLPRILAGPDAAAELAASPCHTVLNGITGSIGLAPTLAALEAGRTLALANKESLIVGGPLVKALAKPGQIIPVDSEHAALFQALAAGTRGDVRKLVVTASGGPFRGRTRAELAGVTREDALAHPTWAMGPVITVNSATLVNKGLEVIEAHLLYDIPFDRIEVVVHPQSYVHSMVEFTDGSTLAQATPPDMRGPIAIGVGWPERVPDAAPAFDWSTASTWEFFPLDDEAFPSVGLARHVGELGGTAPAVFNAANEECVEAFLDGRLPFNAIMDTVTEVVAEHGTPASGTSLTVADVLEAETWARARARETAAKATAEARA, encoded by the coding sequence ATGAGCGACAGCCCATCTCCCCTCGCGGACCCGCACATCGTCTTCGATCCTTCCGAAGGCCGCCGGGACATCGTCGTCCTCGGCTCCACCGGGTCCATCGGTACGCAGGCCATCGACCTCGTGCTGCGCAACCCCGACCGTTTCCGGGTGACCGCCCTGTCCGCCGCCGGCGGCCGGGTCGGTCTGCTTGCCGAGCAGGCGCGCAAGCTGCGTGCCGGGACGGTCGCGGTGGCCCGCGAGGACGCCGTGCCCGCGCTGCGCGAGGCACTCGCCGCGCTGTACGGGACGGAGCCGCTGCCGAGGATCCTGGCCGGTCCGGACGCCGCCGCCGAGCTCGCCGCCTCCCCGTGCCACACCGTGCTGAACGGCATCACGGGCTCCATCGGGCTCGCCCCCACCCTGGCCGCCCTCGAGGCCGGCCGGACCCTCGCGCTGGCCAACAAGGAGTCGCTCATCGTCGGCGGGCCGCTGGTGAAGGCGCTCGCCAAGCCGGGGCAGATCATCCCCGTCGACTCCGAGCACGCCGCCCTCTTCCAGGCGCTCGCCGCAGGCACCCGGGGCGATGTGCGCAAGCTGGTCGTGACCGCGTCGGGCGGCCCGTTCCGCGGCCGGACGCGGGCGGAGCTGGCCGGCGTGACCCGCGAGGACGCCCTCGCCCACCCCACCTGGGCGATGGGCCCGGTGATCACGGTGAACAGCGCGACGTTGGTCAACAAGGGGCTCGAGGTCATCGAGGCGCATCTGCTCTACGACATCCCGTTCGACCGCATCGAGGTCGTCGTCCACCCCCAGTCGTATGTTCACTCGATGGTGGAGTTCACGGACGGCTCGACGCTCGCCCAGGCCACGCCGCCCGACATGCGGGGGCCGATCGCGATCGGTGTGGGCTGGCCGGAGCGCGTCCCCGACGCGGCCCCCGCCTTCGACTGGTCCACGGCTTCGACGTGGGAGTTCTTCCCGCTCGACGACGAAGCCTTCCCGTCGGTCGGCCTCGCCCGCCACGTGGGGGAGCTGGGCGGCACGGCGCCGGCGGTGTTCAACGCCGCGAACGAGGAGTGCGTGGAAGCATTCCTGGACGGACGGCTGCCGTTCAACGCCATCATGGATACGGTCACCGAGGTGGTCGCCGAACACGGCACCCCCGCGTCGGGAACTTCCCTGACGGTGGCGGACGTCCTCGAAGCGGAGACCTGGGCCAGGGCCAGGGCCCGTGAGACGGCAGCGAAGGCAACGGCGGAGGCTCGCGCATGA